One Streptomyces hundungensis DNA segment encodes these proteins:
- a CDS encoding nuclear transport factor 2 family protein, giving the protein METAERFRAAVEKRDVSALEGLFTEDVRLYSPVKFVPFEGRAMVLGLFGVLVRVFEDLRYLGRLDGAAETSADGEEAPSVVLPFRATVAGKQIHGIDLLQFDEAGLIKEFTVMVRPQSAVHALGQAVLAGLVADDLAPAPAEG; this is encoded by the coding sequence ATGGAAACTGCCGAACGCTTCCGCGCCGCCGTGGAAAAGCGCGATGTGTCCGCGCTGGAAGGCCTGTTCACCGAGGACGTCCGGCTCTACAGCCCGGTGAAGTTCGTCCCCTTCGAGGGCCGGGCCATGGTGCTCGGCCTCTTCGGGGTCCTGGTGCGCGTCTTCGAGGACCTGCGCTACCTCGGCCGGCTCGACGGTGCTGCCGAGACGAGCGCCGACGGCGAGGAGGCGCCCTCGGTGGTCCTGCCGTTCCGCGCGACGGTGGCCGGGAAGCAGATCCACGGCATCGACCTGCTCCAGTTCGACGAGGCGGGCCTGATCAAGGAGTTCACCGTGATGGTCCGCCCCCAGTCCGCGGTGCACGCCCTGGGCCAGGCGGTACTGGCCGGCCTGGTCGCGGACGACCTCGCGCCGGCACCCGCCGAAGGCTAG
- a CDS encoding PadR family transcriptional regulator yields MALRHAVLAALLDGEFSGYQLAKAFDIGVANFWHALPQQLYAELAKLEKDGLVAGRQVVQETRPNKRLFHVTDAGRAELETFAAATAKPSFIRDDLLVKVQAADRIGTAPVIGQLEERAAAADAKIELLGALLRQLRGDRDEDDFLLHGERIGPYLTCLRGLAFEREHRDWCRRIAAVLRERHRADAER; encoded by the coding sequence ATGGCTCTGCGACACGCGGTGCTGGCGGCGCTGCTGGACGGCGAGTTCAGCGGCTACCAGCTGGCCAAGGCCTTCGACATCGGCGTGGCGAACTTCTGGCACGCCCTGCCCCAGCAGCTCTACGCCGAGCTCGCCAAACTGGAGAAGGACGGTCTGGTCGCCGGACGTCAGGTGGTCCAGGAGACCCGGCCCAACAAACGCCTCTTCCACGTCACCGACGCCGGCCGCGCCGAGCTGGAGACGTTCGCTGCGGCCACGGCCAAGCCCTCGTTCATCCGGGACGACCTGCTCGTCAAGGTCCAGGCCGCCGACCGCATCGGGACCGCTCCGGTGATCGGCCAGCTCGAAGAGCGGGCGGCGGCAGCCGACGCGAAGATCGAGCTACTGGGCGCGCTGCTACGGCAGTTGAGGGGCGATCGGGACGAGGACGACTTCCTGCTCCACGGCGAGCGCATCGGACCGTATCTGACATGTCTGCGCGGTCTGGCCTTCGAGCGCGAGCACCGGGACTGGTGCCGCCGGATCGCGGCCGTCCTGCGGGAGCGGCACAGGGCCGACGCCGAGCGGTGA